A part of Pantoea vagans genomic DNA contains:
- the argE gene encoding acetylornithine deacetylase has product MKTKLPPFIELYSQLIATPSISATDAALDQSNETLINLLAGWFRDLGFSVEVQPVPGTRNKFNMLARTGSGAGGLLLAGHTDTVPFDDGRWTRDPFTLTEHDNKLYGLGTADMKGFFAFILDTLRDVDVSTLSKPLYILATADEETTMAGAKYFSESTQLRPDCAIIGEPTSLKPVRAHKGHLSNVIRIEGKSGHSSDPARGVNAIELMHESINHLMQLRNTLQERYHHDGFAIPYPTMNFGHIHGGDAANRICACCELHMDIRPLPGLSLSDLDGLLNEALAPVSARWPGRVTVAELHPPIPGYECPANHELVSVVEKLLGTPTEIVNYCTEAPFIQQLCPTLVLGPGSINQAHQPDEFIDTAFIKPTRALISQVVQHFCH; this is encoded by the coding sequence GTGAAGACAAAATTACCGCCTTTTATTGAACTGTACAGCCAGTTAATCGCTACACCATCAATCAGTGCAACCGATGCCGCGCTGGATCAGAGTAATGAAACTTTAATCAATTTGCTGGCCGGCTGGTTCCGCGACCTTGGCTTCAGCGTTGAAGTGCAGCCGGTGCCCGGCACCCGCAATAAATTTAACATGCTGGCACGAACCGGCAGCGGAGCGGGCGGCCTGCTGTTAGCGGGTCATACGGATACCGTTCCCTTTGATGATGGCCGCTGGACGCGCGATCCCTTTACCCTGACCGAGCACGACAACAAACTCTATGGTCTGGGCACGGCAGACATGAAAGGCTTCTTCGCGTTTATTCTCGATACGCTGCGCGATGTGGATGTCAGTACGCTGAGTAAGCCGCTCTATATCCTCGCCACGGCCGATGAAGAAACCACCATGGCGGGTGCCAAATATTTCTCGGAATCAACGCAACTGCGTCCCGACTGCGCCATCATCGGTGAACCGACCTCGCTGAAACCGGTGCGTGCACATAAAGGCCATCTGTCGAATGTGATTCGTATTGAAGGAAAATCGGGCCATTCCAGCGATCCGGCGCGTGGCGTCAACGCCATTGAACTCATGCATGAGTCGATCAATCACCTGATGCAACTGCGCAACACGCTGCAGGAGCGTTATCACCATGACGGCTTTGCCATCCCCTATCCCACCATGAATTTCGGTCATATTCATGGCGGCGACGCCGCTAACCGTATCTGCGCCTGTTGTGAACTGCATATGGATATCCGACCACTGCCGGGCCTGTCGCTGAGCGATCTGGATGGATTACTGAACGAGGCGCTGGCACCAGTGAGCGCCCGCTGGCCAGGCCGTGTCACGGTAGCCGAGCTGCATCCGCCGATTCCGGGCTATGAGTGTCCGGCTAATCATGAGCTGGTGAGCGTGGTAGAGAAATTGCTGGGTACGCCAACGGAGATAGTGAACTACTGCACCGAAGCGCCGTTTATTCAGCAGCTCTGCCCGACGCTGGTCCTGGGTCCGGGTTCGATTAATCAGGCACACCAGCCAGATGAATTTATCGATACGGCATTTATTAAGCCGACGCGGGCACTTATCAGTCAGGTTGTGCAGCATTTTTGTCACTGA
- the argC gene encoding N-acetyl-gamma-glutamyl-phosphate reductase produces MLNTLIVGASGYAGVELATFLNRHPHINITALAVSAQSPDAGKRLSDLHPQLKGVVDLPLQPLSSAAEWADKVDVVFLATAHEVSHDLAPEFLKAGCVVFDLSGAFRVNDADFYTRFYGFTHQHGDWLDKAVYGLAEYQHEKIQQAQLVAVPGCYPTAAQLALKPLVDAGLLNDAQWPVINATSGVSGAGRKANVGTSFCEVSLQPYGLFNHRHHPEIVAHLGTPVIFTPHLGSFPRGILATITCRLKAGVSREDIAAVFHRAYDDKPLVRLYDKGVPALKAVVGLPYCDIGFEVQDEHLIVVAAEDNLLKGAASQAVQCLNIRFGFPETQSLI; encoded by the coding sequence ATGTTGAATACGCTGATCGTTGGTGCCAGTGGTTACGCTGGTGTTGAGCTTGCCACCTTCCTGAATCGCCATCCACATATCAACATAACCGCTTTGGCGGTTTCGGCGCAAAGCCCTGATGCCGGCAAGCGCCTGTCCGATCTCCATCCGCAGCTGAAAGGCGTTGTGGATTTACCGCTGCAGCCGCTGAGCAGCGCGGCGGAGTGGGCAGACAAAGTGGATGTCGTGTTCCTGGCGACGGCCCACGAAGTCAGCCACGATCTGGCCCCGGAATTTCTCAAGGCTGGCTGTGTGGTATTCGACCTGTCGGGTGCGTTCCGCGTGAACGACGCTGATTTTTACACCCGTTTCTACGGTTTCACGCATCAGCATGGCGACTGGCTCGATAAAGCCGTTTACGGCCTGGCGGAATATCAGCATGAGAAAATTCAGCAGGCGCAGCTGGTGGCGGTACCCGGCTGCTACCCGACCGCTGCTCAGCTGGCTCTGAAACCTCTGGTGGATGCGGGACTGTTAAACGATGCGCAGTGGCCGGTTATCAACGCCACCAGCGGCGTGAGCGGTGCCGGACGTAAAGCCAATGTCGGCACCAGCTTCTGTGAAGTGAGCCTGCAGCCTTACGGGCTGTTCAATCATCGTCACCACCCGGAAATTGTCGCGCACCTCGGTACGCCAGTAATCTTCACTCCGCACCTGGGGAGTTTCCCGCGCGGTATCCTGGCCACCATCACCTGCCGTCTGAAAGCCGGTGTCAGCCGCGAAGATATCGCTGCCGTCTTCCATCGTGCCTATGACGACAAGCCGCTGGTGCGCCTCTACGATAAGGGCGTACCGGCGCTAAAAGCCGTTGTCGGCCTGCCATACTGCGATATCGGTTTTGAAGTGCAGGACGAGCATCTGATTGTTGTAGCAGCCGAAGATAATCTGCTGAAAGGGGCGGCATCGCAGGCAGTACAGTGCCTGAACATCCGGTTCGGCTTTCCTGAAACGCAGTCACTGATTTAA
- the argB gene encoding acetylglutamate kinase, translating into MTNPLIIKLGGVLLDSEEALARLFEALLNYRSAHQRPLIIVHGGGCLVDELMKKLALPVMKKNGLRVTPADQIDIITGALAGTANKTLLAWAKKSGINAVGLCLGDAGIVNVAPFDEELGHVGHATPGDPALLNTLLAAGYMPVVSSIGITDSGDLMNVNADQAATALASTLGADLVLLSDVSGILDGKGQRIEEMTADKAEQLITQGIITDGMIVKVHAALDAARTLGRPVDIASWRHAERLPDLFNGVSIGTRILA; encoded by the coding sequence ATGACCAATCCATTGATTATTAAGCTGGGCGGTGTGCTGTTAGACAGCGAAGAAGCGCTGGCGCGCTTGTTTGAGGCACTGCTTAACTATCGTAGCGCTCATCAGCGTCCGCTGATCATCGTCCACGGCGGCGGCTGCCTGGTGGATGAACTGATGAAAAAGCTGGCGCTGCCGGTGATGAAGAAAAATGGCCTGCGCGTCACCCCGGCCGATCAGATCGACATCATCACGGGTGCGCTGGCGGGAACCGCAAATAAAACGCTGCTGGCCTGGGCAAAAAAATCGGGTATCAACGCAGTAGGTCTCTGCCTGGGCGATGCAGGCATCGTCAATGTCGCCCCGTTTGATGAAGAACTCGGCCATGTTGGCCACGCAACGCCGGGCGATCCGGCGTTGCTGAACACCCTGCTGGCGGCCGGTTATATGCCAGTAGTCAGCTCGATTGGTATTACTGACAGCGGTGACCTGATGAACGTCAACGCGGATCAGGCAGCGACCGCACTGGCCTCGACGCTGGGCGCTGATCTGGTTCTGTTGTCAGACGTCAGTGGTATTCTCGACGGCAAAGGTCAGCGCATCGAAGAGATGACCGCCGATAAAGCCGAGCAGCTGATTACCCAGGGCATCATTACCGACGGCATGATTGTGAAAGTACACGCTGCGCTGGATGCGGCACGTACGCTGGGCCGCCCGGTGGATATTGCCAGCTGGCGTCACGCTGAGCGGCTGCCTGACCTGTTTAACGGCGTGTCGATTGGCACCCGGATTCTCGCTTAA
- a CDS encoding argininosuccinate synthase: protein MQTQNIKKIVLAYSGGLDTSAIIPWLKENYGGCEVVAFVADIGQERGDLEGVEKKALQSGASECHVVDLREEFISDYVYPVLQTGALYEGTYLLGTSMARPIIAKAQVELALKVGADALCHGATGKGNDQVRFETTYTALAPQLKVVAPWREWNLRSREALLDYLKERNIPTTASLEKIYSRDENAWHISTEGGVLESPANAPNKDCWVWTVDPLEAPDQPEEVTVTVEKGRVVAVNGEKLSPFQCLEKLNVLGAKHGVGRIDIVENRLVGIKSRGCYETPGGTIMVNALRAVEQLVLDRDSFKWREQLGHEMSYVVYDGRWFAPLRKSIQAAAESLAEEVNGEVVLQLYKGQATATQKRSANSLYSEEFATFGEDEVYDHRHAGGFIRLFSLSSRIRALNEQKK from the coding sequence ATGCAAACGCAAAACATCAAAAAAATCGTTCTGGCTTACTCCGGTGGTCTTGATACGTCAGCCATCATTCCATGGCTGAAAGAGAACTACGGCGGCTGTGAAGTGGTCGCTTTCGTGGCAGACATCGGTCAGGAGCGTGGCGATCTGGAAGGTGTGGAGAAGAAAGCGCTGCAGTCTGGCGCATCTGAATGTCACGTGGTTGACCTGCGTGAAGAGTTCATCAGCGACTACGTTTATCCGGTGCTGCAGACCGGTGCGCTGTATGAAGGCACCTATCTGCTGGGCACCTCAATGGCGCGTCCTATCATCGCTAAAGCCCAAGTTGAGCTGGCGCTGAAAGTGGGCGCAGATGCGCTGTGTCACGGCGCAACCGGTAAAGGTAATGACCAGGTGCGTTTCGAAACCACCTACACCGCGCTGGCACCGCAGCTGAAAGTGGTGGCACCGTGGCGTGAATGGAACCTGCGTTCACGTGAAGCGCTGCTGGACTACCTGAAAGAGCGCAATATCCCGACCACTGCGTCGCTGGAAAAAATCTACAGCCGCGACGAAAACGCCTGGCACATCTCCACCGAAGGCGGCGTGCTGGAAAGCCCGGCCAACGCACCGAACAAAGATTGCTGGGTCTGGACTGTCGATCCGCTGGAAGCACCTGATCAGCCGGAAGAGGTGACCGTGACCGTTGAGAAAGGTCGGGTTGTGGCGGTTAACGGTGAAAAACTGAGTCCGTTCCAGTGTCTGGAAAAACTCAACGTGCTGGGCGCAAAACATGGCGTTGGCCGTATCGATATCGTTGAAAACCGTCTGGTGGGCATTAAATCCCGTGGCTGCTACGAAACCCCGGGCGGCACCATCATGGTGAATGCACTGCGTGCGGTTGAACAGCTGGTACTGGATCGCGATAGCTTCAAATGGCGTGAGCAGCTGGGCCACGAGATGTCTTACGTGGTTTATGACGGCCGCTGGTTCGCCCCGCTGCGTAAGTCGATTCAGGCTGCTGCCGAATCGCTGGCGGAAGAGGTTAACGGTGAAGTGGTGCTGCAGCTTTACAAAGGTCAGGCGACAGCCACCCAGAAGCGTTCCGCGAACAGCCTTTACTCAGAAGAGTTTGCTACCTTCGGTGAAGATGAAGTCTACGATCACCGTCACGCGGGCGGCTTTATCCGTCTGTTCTCGCTCTCTTCACGCATTCGCGCCCTGAACGAGCAGAAGAAGTAA
- the argH gene encoding argininosuccinate lyase, which produces MALWGGRFTQAADQRFKQFNDSLRFDYRLAEQDIIGSVAWSKALVTVNVLTQDEQQQLEAALNALLDDVRENPEQILQSDAEDIHSWVEGKLIDKVGALGKKLHTGRSRNDQVATDLKLWCKVQIEALLGATRELQQALVVTAEANQDAVMPGYTHLQRAQPVTFAHWCLAYVEMLARDESRLQDTLKRLDVSPLGCGALAGTAYEIDRQQLAGWLGFASATRNSLDTVSDRDHVLELLSDAAIGMVHLSRFAEDMIFFNTGEAGFIELSDKVTSGSSLMPQKKNPDALELIRGKCGRVQGALTGMMMTLKGLPLAYNKDMQEDKEGLFDALDTWLDCLHMSVLVLDGLQVKRPRCQEAAEQGYANSTELADYLVAKGVPFREAHHIVGEVVVAAIGQGVALEALSLAQLQQFSAVIGEDVYPILALQSCLDKRNAQGGVSPQQVARAIGDAKQRLA; this is translated from the coding sequence ATGGCACTTTGGGGTGGACGGTTTACTCAGGCAGCGGATCAGCGTTTTAAACAGTTCAATGACTCGCTGCGCTTCGATTACCGCCTGGCAGAGCAGGACATTATTGGCTCTGTTGCCTGGTCCAAAGCGCTGGTGACGGTCAACGTTCTGACTCAGGATGAGCAGCAGCAGCTGGAAGCCGCGCTGAATGCGTTACTGGATGACGTGCGTGAGAATCCTGAGCAGATCCTGCAGAGCGACGCCGAAGATATCCACAGCTGGGTTGAAGGCAAGCTGATCGACAAAGTCGGTGCGCTGGGCAAAAAACTGCACACCGGCCGTAGCCGTAACGATCAGGTCGCGACCGATCTGAAACTGTGGTGCAAAGTGCAGATTGAGGCGTTGCTGGGTGCGACCCGCGAACTGCAGCAGGCGCTGGTGGTGACGGCAGAAGCCAATCAGGATGCGGTGATGCCGGGCTACACCCACCTGCAACGCGCGCAGCCGGTGACGTTTGCGCACTGGTGTCTGGCCTACGTTGAAATGCTGGCGCGTGACGAGAGCCGTCTGCAGGATACCCTGAAACGGCTTGATGTCAGCCCGCTGGGCTGTGGCGCTCTGGCTGGTACCGCTTACGAGATCGATCGTCAGCAGCTGGCTGGCTGGCTGGGCTTTGCTTCTGCCACACGTAACAGCTTGGATACCGTATCAGACCGCGATCACGTGCTGGAGCTGCTCTCTGATGCGGCCATTGGCATGGTGCATCTGTCGCGCTTTGCCGAAGATATGATCTTCTTCAATACCGGCGAAGCGGGCTTTATTGAGCTGTCAGATAAAGTCACCTCTGGCTCCTCGCTGATGCCGCAGAAGAAAAACCCGGATGCGCTGGAGCTGATTCGCGGCAAGTGTGGTCGGGTGCAGGGCGCACTGACCGGCATGATGATGACGCTGAAAGGTCTGCCGCTGGCCTACAACAAAGATATGCAGGAAGACAAAGAGGGGCTGTTTGACGCGCTCGACACTTGGCTCGACTGTCTGCATATGTCCGTACTGGTGCTGGATGGCCTGCAGGTTAAACGTCCGCGCTGCCAGGAAGCCGCTGAACAGGGTTACGCAAACTCAACCGAACTGGCTGACTATCTGGTCGCTAAAGGTGTGCCGTTCCGTGAAGCACACCATATCGTCGGGGAAGTGGTGGTGGCTGCCATCGGGCAGGGCGTGGCGCTGGAAGCGCTGTCGCTGGCGCAGCTGCAGCAGTTCAGTGCGGTGATTGGCGAGGATGTTTATCCCATCCTGGCGCTGCAATCCTGTCTGGATAAGCGTAATGCGCAGGGTGGTGTTTCGCCGCAGCAGGTTGCGCGCGCCATTGGTGACGCAAAGCAACGTCTGGCGTAA
- a CDS encoding glutathione peroxidase: MFASQEGKAIPSVTFHTRKGDRWVDVTTEALFKDKTVIVFSLPGAFTPTCSSSHLPRYNELAGLFAQQGVDSILCVSVNDTFVMNAWKAEQRADNITFIPDGNGEFTRGMEMLVEKADLGFGPRSWRYSMLVRNGVVEKMFVEPNKPGDPFEVSDADTMLRYLAPECKAQESVSIFTKPGCTFCTQAKQMLMDHGIQYEEIVLGQDATTVSLRAVSGRATVPQIFMGGRHIGGSEELQHYLLSA; this comes from the coding sequence ATGTTTGCAAGTCAGGAAGGTAAAGCGATTCCGTCAGTCACTTTTCACACGCGTAAGGGCGATCGCTGGGTCGATGTCACTACAGAAGCGCTGTTTAAAGACAAAACGGTAATCGTTTTTTCACTGCCGGGTGCATTTACACCGACCTGCTCCTCCAGCCATCTGCCGCGTTACAACGAATTAGCGGGTCTGTTTGCCCAACAGGGCGTGGACAGCATTCTGTGCGTCTCAGTGAATGATACCTTTGTGATGAACGCCTGGAAAGCCGAACAGCGCGCAGACAACATTACTTTTATTCCTGATGGCAACGGCGAGTTCACGCGTGGCATGGAGATGCTGGTTGAGAAGGCCGATCTCGGTTTTGGTCCGCGATCATGGCGCTACTCGATGCTGGTGCGTAACGGCGTGGTCGAGAAAATGTTCGTTGAGCCGAACAAACCTGGCGACCCGTTTGAGGTCTCCGATGCCGACACCATGCTGCGCTATCTGGCGCCGGAGTGTAAAGCCCAGGAGTCGGTCTCCATCTTTACTAAACCTGGCTGCACCTTCTGCACTCAGGCAAAACAGATGCTGATGGATCATGGTATTCAGTACGAAGAGATTGTGCTGGGGCAGGATGCGACAACCGTGAGTCTGCGTGCCGTTTCAGGCCGGGCGACGGTGCCGCAGATCTTCATGGGCGGTCGTCATATTGGCGGCAGTGAGGAGCTGCAACATTACCTGCTGTCAGCGTAA
- the oxyR gene encoding DNA-binding transcriptional regulator OxyR, protein MNIRDLEYLVSLAEHRHFRRAADACHVSQPTLSGQIRKLEDELGVMLLERTSRKVLFTQAGLLLVDQARTVLREVKVLKEMASQQGEAMSGPLHIGLIPTTAPYLLPQIIPTLHQTFPKLEMYLHEAQTQQLLSQLDSGKLDCAIIALVKESQAFIEVPLFDEPMKLAVYADHPWCDRDRVPMSDLAGEKLLMLEDGHCLRDQAMGFCFEAGADEDTHFRATSLETLRNMVAAGSGITLLPALAVPPERVRDGVCYLPCYKPVPQRTIALVYRPGSPLRSRYEQLAEAIKTHMAHYFDATLKQAV, encoded by the coding sequence ATGAATATTCGTGATCTTGAATATCTGGTTTCGCTTGCTGAACACCGTCATTTCCGCCGTGCCGCGGATGCGTGTCATGTCAGTCAGCCAACATTAAGCGGGCAGATCCGTAAGCTGGAAGATGAGCTGGGTGTGATGCTGCTGGAGCGCACCAGCCGTAAAGTGCTGTTCACACAGGCAGGTCTGCTGCTGGTGGATCAGGCGCGAACGGTGCTGCGTGAAGTGAAAGTGCTGAAAGAGATGGCCAGTCAGCAAGGGGAAGCGATGTCAGGTCCGCTGCATATCGGCCTCATCCCGACCACTGCGCCTTACTTATTGCCACAGATTATCCCGACGCTGCACCAGACATTCCCGAAACTGGAGATGTACCTGCACGAAGCGCAGACGCAGCAGCTGCTGTCTCAGCTCGACAGCGGCAAGCTGGACTGCGCGATTATCGCGCTGGTCAAAGAGAGTCAGGCCTTTATCGAAGTGCCGCTGTTTGATGAGCCGATGAAGCTGGCTGTCTATGCCGATCATCCGTGGTGCGATCGCGATCGCGTACCGATGTCCGATCTGGCTGGCGAGAAGTTGCTGATGCTGGAAGACGGGCACTGTCTGCGTGACCAGGCGATGGGTTTCTGCTTTGAGGCGGGTGCGGATGAAGATACCCACTTCCGCGCGACCAGTCTTGAGACGCTGCGTAATATGGTGGCGGCTGGCAGCGGCATTACGCTGTTACCAGCGCTGGCAGTCCCGCCGGAACGCGTCCGCGATGGCGTCTGCTATCTTCCTTGCTACAAACCGGTGCCACAGCGTACGATTGCGCTGGTCTATCGTCCGGGGTCACCTCTGCGCAGCCGTTATGAACAGCTGGCAGAGGCGATTAAAACCCACATGGCGCACTATTTCGACGCTACGTTAAAACAGGCGGTTTAA
- the sthA gene encoding Si-specific NAD(P)(+) transhydrogenase — protein sequence MQKSYDYDAIVIGSGPGGEGAAMGLVKQGARIAVIERYHNIGGGCTHWGTIPSKALRHAVSRIIEFNQNPLYSDHTRLLRSSFADILNHTENVISQQTAMRQGFYERNRCELYQGDAHFVDANTIEIEQPDGTRETLTAEKFVIACGSRPYHPDDVDFTHPRVYDSDSILNLHHEPGHVIIYGAGVIGCEYASIFRGLNVKVDLINTRDRLLAFLDQEMSDSLSYHFWNSGVVIRHNEEFEKIEGVEDGVIMHLKSGKKVKADCLLYANGRTGNTDSLSLENVGLEADGRGLLKVNSMYQTAQPHIYAVGDVIGYPSLASAAYDQGRIAAQAIMRGEATAHLIEDIPTGIYTIPEISSVGKTEQQLTAMKVPYEVGRAQFKHLARAQIVGMNVGSLKILFHRETKEILGIHCFGERAAEIIHIGQAIMEQKNGGNTIEYFVNTTFNYPTMAEAYRVAALNGLNRLF from the coding sequence ATGCAAAAGTCTTACGATTACGATGCCATTGTGATTGGCTCAGGGCCCGGCGGTGAAGGGGCGGCGATGGGGCTGGTAAAACAGGGAGCGCGCATCGCCGTGATCGAACGCTACCACAACATCGGCGGCGGTTGTACGCACTGGGGCACCATCCCTTCTAAAGCCCTTCGCCACGCCGTCAGTCGCATTATTGAATTCAACCAGAACCCGCTCTACAGCGACCATACCCGACTGCTTCGCTCCTCTTTCGCCGACATTCTCAATCACACTGAAAATGTGATCAGCCAGCAGACAGCCATGCGTCAGGGCTTCTACGAGCGTAACCGCTGTGAACTTTATCAGGGTGATGCGCATTTTGTTGATGCCAATACCATTGAGATTGAGCAACCCGATGGCACGCGTGAGACGCTGACGGCAGAGAAGTTTGTTATCGCCTGCGGTTCACGACCTTATCATCCTGACGATGTCGACTTTACCCATCCCCGCGTTTATGACTCTGACTCTATCCTCAACCTGCACCACGAACCGGGCCACGTCATTATTTATGGTGCGGGTGTAATTGGCTGTGAATATGCGTCGATTTTCCGTGGCCTGAACGTCAAAGTTGACCTGATTAACACCCGCGATCGCCTGCTGGCGTTTCTCGATCAGGAGATGTCTGACTCCCTCTCTTATCACTTCTGGAACAGCGGCGTAGTCATTCGTCACAACGAAGAGTTTGAGAAGATCGAAGGCGTGGAAGATGGCGTGATCATGCATCTGAAGTCCGGCAAGAAAGTGAAAGCAGACTGCCTGCTTTACGCGAACGGCCGTACCGGTAACACCGATTCACTGTCGCTGGAAAATGTCGGTCTGGAAGCGGATGGTCGTGGCCTGCTGAAAGTGAACAGCATGTATCAGACGGCTCAGCCGCACATCTATGCCGTGGGTGACGTGATTGGCTATCCAAGCCTGGCCTCTGCTGCTTACGATCAGGGCCGTATTGCCGCGCAGGCGATTATGAGAGGAGAAGCCACAGCGCACCTGATTGAAGATATTCCGACCGGCATCTACACCATTCCGGAAATCAGCTCTGTAGGTAAAACCGAGCAGCAGCTGACGGCGATGAAGGTGCCTTACGAAGTGGGTCGCGCGCAGTTCAAACATCTGGCGCGCGCGCAGATCGTCGGCATGAACGTGGGCAGCCTGAAGATTCTGTTTCATCGCGAAACGAAAGAGATTCTGGGGATCCACTGCTTTGGTGAGCGTGCCGCCGAGATTATTCACATCGGTCAGGCGATCATGGAGCAGAAAAATGGTGGCAACACGATTGAGTACTTCGTGAATACCACCTTTAACTATCCGACCATGGCTGAAGCTTATCGCGTTGCCGCGTTAAACGGCTTAAACCGCCTGTTTTAA
- the fabR gene encoding HTH-type transcriptional repressor FabR produces the protein MGVRAQQKERTRRTLIEAAFSQLSAERSFTSLSLREVAREAGIAPTSFYRHFKDVDELGLTMVDESGLMLRQLMRQARQRIAKGGSIIKTSVATFMEFIGNNPNAFRLLLRERSGTSAAFRAAVAREIQHFIAELADYLEVENRMPRSFTEAQAEAMVTIVFSAGAEALDVDAEQRRKLEDRLVLQLRMIAKGAYYWYRREQERLAVTLEKPEEQ, from the coding sequence ATGGGCGTCAGAGCGCAACAAAAAGAACGTACACGACGTACACTGATTGAAGCAGCTTTCAGTCAGCTCAGCGCCGAACGCAGTTTTACCAGTCTGAGTTTGCGGGAAGTTGCCCGTGAAGCGGGAATAGCACCTACCTCTTTTTATCGTCATTTTAAGGATGTTGATGAGCTTGGTCTGACGATGGTGGATGAAAGCGGGCTGATGCTGCGACAGCTGATGCGTCAGGCGCGCCAGCGTATCGCCAAAGGTGGCAGCATCATTAAAACGTCGGTGGCGACCTTTATGGAGTTCATCGGCAATAACCCCAACGCTTTTCGCCTGTTACTGCGTGAACGTTCCGGTACCTCTGCCGCTTTTCGTGCCGCCGTGGCGCGTGAAATTCAGCACTTCATCGCTGAACTGGCCGATTATCTTGAGGTCGAAAATCGCATGCCGCGTAGTTTTACCGAAGCGCAGGCTGAAGCGATGGTGACCATTGTTTTCAGCGCCGGTGCAGAAGCACTGGATGTTGATGCTGAGCAGCGACGTAAGCTTGAGGATCGGCTGGTGCTGCAGCTGCGTATGATCGCCAAAGGCGCTTATTACTGGTATCGCCGTGAGCAGGAACGACTGGCGGTTACCCTGGAAAAACCCGAAGAGCAATGA
- a CDS encoding YijD family membrane protein, with the protein MTHPGIRDKSTLALAFITGLAINGSFSVLFSAFVPFSIFPLIALGLAAWCLHQRYLNTNMPDGMPGLAAAFFLLGILVYSALVRAEYPDIGSNFVPTVLMVALVFWIATRFKRKRNQ; encoded by the coding sequence ATGACCCACCCAGGTATCCGCGATAAAAGCACTCTGGCACTGGCTTTTATTACCGGTTTAGCGATTAACGGCTCGTTTTCTGTGCTGTTCAGCGCTTTTGTTCCCTTTTCGATTTTTCCGCTGATTGCGCTGGGTCTGGCGGCCTGGTGTCTGCATCAGCGTTATCTCAACACCAACATGCCGGACGGCATGCCAGGTCTGGCGGCAGCGTTTTTCCTGCTGGGGATTCTGGTGTATAGCGCGCTGGTGCGGGCGGAATACCCGGACATTGGCTCCAACTTTGTTCCTACCGTTCTGATGGTGGCGCTGGTGTTCTGGATTGCGACGCGATTTAAGCGCAAGCGTAATCAGTAG